The Juglans regia cultivar Chandler chromosome 11, Walnut 2.0, whole genome shotgun sequence genome contains the following window.
CTTCTCTCTCAATTTTAGCCCTACTCTCTGCAACCATaacagaatctctctctctctctctctctcatttattattcttcctcttcttctccccCCACCCTCTCTGTTCCTCTCGCGAGCTTTCCTTctgtaaatttttctttccataacTTCCTCTCTCCGAATACCTAATCTTCGCTGAATCTGATCTCCCGGAGGACCCTCCATTTTTCGCGACTCTCATCTCAACCGAAGGAAGTTTCATATAGAAGCATAaagttttctgtttcttttttgcCTTCACAATACATAGCAGTGTATTTTTGGATGGGATCTTGTTTGATCTCGAGTACTCGGAACCCTAAATAATAAGGAAATCCTCCGATTTGATATTATTCACAGCGAATTTACGCTTCGACCCGAGAGATACACTGAAATTATACATTTCTCCCTTAATTCTTTATCCTAAATTTATATCCATTATCGCCACTTGGGGCCGATCTGGGAGCAGAGGAAAAATGGTGGGCGGTGGAAGCAGGAGAGACGAGGGGTCGATGGTGATCAACAATACCAACGTGTTTGCGGCGCTCGAGACTCtgcggaagaagaagaagtccgATAAGGACCGCAAGAGCAGTAAAGGTTCCTCTAAGGCCCAAACCGCATCAGCGGCGGCCCAGCCCAAGGAGCCCGAGCCGCAGGTGTATTGGGCCCCGGCCCCTTTGAATGCCAAATCGTGGGCCGATGTTGACGATGAAGATGACGATGACTATTACGCCACGACCGCCCCGCCCCAGGCGGTCTGGAGAGCGGCGGATCAGCATGATCAGCAGAATCAGGAGCAGGAGAGCCCTCTACAGGTGGGcgtatttctttttcttttattgcacTCTTTGCATTAGCTGGTGactgttttttctctctctttattgcttttctcgcttttttttttaaacaaaaattacgTGTCTTTTTGGAATATTGCCTGATGAAAACAGTATGGATTGCCGATCTCAATAATTTATGTTTCTATCTTTTAGTTGgtattttaaactattttaagaGTTTTCTCGTTGCTTGCTCACAGCTTTAACCATCTTGTCATATTTGAGACTCGTTTCCTGTGTCCGTTTTGAAGTCTTCATCTTAGCAATAAGagaaaatcttcttcacactctactgtgtgaagaagccccagcacacctaacgtgctgggggtgaaaaaaaaaaaggaaaaaaaaaaaaaactatgtgagGTGTGTGGACGAtgggattattattattttactaatcATATTCTCTATCGTCATGTATACAAACATGCATGAAAagtttatgaaaagaaatgtctTCATAGCCGTACCCAAGCGTAATTGCTCTCATGAATCCTCAAGCATCTTTGGACAACCATTGCCGTCTTGTCTTGTCTTCTAGCATGTGTACATCAGGGTTGATCGCGTGAAACAGGTAGGTCTAACCTACCCCAGGCCTTTAAGGCCCCGCTTGAATCCTGGAATTTACTTGAGAAAGTATGTGTTGCAAAATGAAGAAATTAACATCTATGCATGTACTGGTAAAGAGGCTCATGTGTACAGTAACTCTGAAACACAGTTGATGATGTAACAAGTTTGATGAATTTTTGAACACTTCAAAAGTAAGATCATGGTTGATGGATAGATGCAAACTTTTGTTAACTAGATATGGCAGCATTAGTATGCAGAAGAGAAAGGCTTATGCTGCTGTTGTTTCAAAGGAAGTTTAGATTGATGGGATTTTGGTGACTTAGAATTTGATTGAATATGGCCACACAAAAGTGGTTTTACGTTGATGGAAGTTGTTTGAATAGAATCATCTACTTAGTAATAGAAAATTGTATGATCTTTCCCTCTAGTGTTGGGCCGGCAGGGGTTAGAAGATGGTTTCTATGGTGACatgaattttttagatttgtattttttatttggtttttgttttgggtcTGTAGTGGGAGGTAAGATTTTACTGTTTTTTCTATTGACCTTGCTCATGTTATTAATTTCATGATTTATGACCATGGGAATCATCAAGAATCAGTTTGGTTTTCTGTACTGGAAGGCATTAATTGCTTGTGTATCTGCTTTTACAGGATAGTGAGAGTGAAGAAGATATtcttgatgaagatgatgatgatgtagaggaagaggaagagcatGAACGTGAACCAGATGTTCCTGTGCACCCTGAAGCACTAGGGAAGAAACCCCTTGAAGTTTCTGAGCGACCTAAGGAGTCGGAGAGGCAGCTTTCAaaaaaggagaggaagaagaaggaacttGCAGAACTTGAGGCCCTTTTGGCTGATTTTGGAGTTACCCAGAAAGAGAGCAATGGTCAAGATGAGTCCAGTGGTAAATTTTACCCATTAATTGTAAATGAGACCCCCTCTTTAATGCTTTTAATTGTGTGCCTAGTTCAGTTTCCCTGATTAAAATAGTGAAGTTCCCCTTTCCAAATTCTGCTATTCTTTTATCTCTTGaattcttttgataagtaatgaaggattttattgatgaaaataataggcatagcccatgtacacatgatgtatacaagagagacacctatgctttatttttgtcttttatcttTTGAGTTTGGGATTTAAGGAGTTTCAAGAAGCTGAATTGTAAGTTATCTTGTTCCAAGAGTCTAACTATCATCTCTTCTAGGGTTTTATGCAATAGATtctactctctccctctctctctatctcaccTGCTTGTGTGCAGACACAGACAGACAACACAACCACTGGCGGAGAAACacagatgcatgcatgtgattGCACATGCACATCGAATCACAATCTCTGAAGCTTAGGCACGTTTGTTGTTTGTTCTGTCCTTGGATCACCACATTTGTTTCGTAATTTCAGGTTCTGATTTCTAATATGCCAATTTTTAGAAATATGAAACCTCAAGCTTATTTGCATCTTGCATAGTGCTGGAGTTGCTCCTTTTGATGCTTTAGATTTTGATTATTTGgcaattgttttaatttttgatgTGATGATAATTAGGCACCCTGGGATTTATATCAGCCAGTAAGCATTTAACATTTCACATGCATTAATGTTGGTAAATTTGTCTAAATTAGTGTATTTCTTGTCTTGCATCTTCAGATGTTGCACAAGATAAGAAAGATGGGGAGCCTAATGCAGATGGAGAGAAAAGGGAAAATGCAGAGTCCAAAAgttccaagaaaaagaaaaggaaggatAAAACTTCCAAGGAGGTGAAAGAAGCCCATGAACATCCCAACAACACGGATGCAACCAATGGGCAAGATGAAGCTGCTGTTAGTGAACAGACAGAGGAGGATGCATCGGCTGTTGATGTGAAAGAGCGGCTAAAGAAGATGGCAtctgtgaagaagaagaaatctagtAAAGAGTTGGACGCTGCTGCAAAAGCTGCTGCTCAAGAGGCTGCTGCAAGGAATGCAAGACTTGCTGcagcaaagaagaaagagaagaaccATTATAATCAACAGCCAATGCGGTAATCTAGGAATTTGTTGACAAACAGAGCTTCAACATCTATATAGGAACATGTATCTCTCAATGTTCAGAGGACAGTCCGAAATAAACTTGGCTCTGGTTTTGTGGAAGATGGCTTGTAGTTGATTGCCATGGACTTATAGAGGCTTCTCTTTTGGCTTTTTGGATCTTATCGTTGGTCATTTGTTATGGGACATTTCATTGTGGCAGTTTTGGTTCCTAAATATTCTTCCTTCGAAACTGGAAAGTAGTTCAACTTGGTAGCTGTGTATTTCTGTAGTGCTTCCTcgtgtttgcttttttttttttgttcttttgttccTGTGCTCGTCTTATGGAAAATCTTTGGCACTGTGAAAAGTTATGGCAGTTCTTTGGAATCTTGTTCTGCTTCTTGCTGAAAGAGTAATCCCAGCCTTTTGTAAACCACTGCAAATTGGTGAagttcagtaaaaaaaaatggggcTGTTTCCACTGGTTACGGTATCTAATTTCTTGAgtcattattcataaaaaaaataatatgtattcTAGGGCTGTGCAGAAAAGTTGCTAACTCGTACCGTCTGTACAACCCGACCTGACCAATAAAAGCTGGTTGAACTAACTTGCAAATTAAACATGCTAATTGTCGGTTTTGATCCGATTAAAACTCTCCAAATCTCAAACCATTTGCCATCCCTCcccaaatctcaaaccctagctgCCATACCTCCCCATTTTTCATTGTCGTCGCCATCAACTCGGTTCGTCATCACCGTCGACTCCATTCGTCGACTCTAACAAGTAACAAGCACAACCTCAAACAGagggaaaataaggaaaatcgCATGGTCATTTCGACTCAAACAATACAATCATCATTCACTTCCccacgacccaataacatatAAGCATTAgatatggagagagagaaagagagaggtacACATAGGAAAGAGTAAAGAAAATGAGGATATAGGGGCAGAGTCGAATCCGAGAATATAAGTTTTGCTAGGTGAGGATTTACCATTCCTCGAGACCACGCGATCCAACTTGCTGTAGCCCTCATCCACCAAGCATCCAAGAATTCATCACAAGATAGCTGATTAATCGACAAAGCTCATCTTAGCTAAAACATTTTGGTAGCCTGAATAAAAACATCACGCGACCTCATTCGAATCTTCAAGTCTTGGAAAAGAAATGGTATTGGGCATGTGAGAGTTTAGACTTTTAACTCAACTAGCATACGGATTGACCCAACTCAGGTCGGGTCAGTTATTTTCTTGTTGGCCTGGTCACCGGGTCGGGCTCAAATCCAAGCCAGATTGGTCGGGTTGCATGCCTAATGTAATTTGAGAATGGTAGGCTACTACATTTATGTTTTTTCAACTAAATCCTATCACGGATATTTGCGagaattctttatttttttattttgtataatgttTTCGTGCAGAATATATTGTACCGTAGCATTGTTTTGGTAGACCTTGTAGTTTCTACAGGTTTAATTTGGCGTGGTCTTGGGTTTATTGGTTTGAGAAGAGGCAAGGTTGGATTGCTCGCAAGGTTTTGCTGATTCATTTTGCATCTGTTACTCTTTCAAGTTTATGCATTAGGAatagataaatgatttgtacaactcccaaatagacaagtctcatacaaacctttgtaaaaaagtagaccccaccttaaaaaagtgaaaaaaaaactattaattatttgtgaaacccatttttttacaaaaggcttgtatgagacttatctatttgaggcttgtatctaacattactcttaagaATATGAATGTTTAGCAATTTTTAGGTGTATTTTGGTTCTCAAGGGCCTGActataaatgagagagagaagttgtGTGTAGAGTATATGCGTTAACATCGTGTTTTGTATGATGGATAAGGTTCTTGCAACTTGGGCCACGATCATTTCTTACAAACAAGAAACTAAAGATGGGTCAGGGATGGTTCGAGAaacctccgatgcttaagttaaTATCACATGTTTAGAGTACCACCTGTAGAATAACAGAGTTTAGAGAGAGTTATTTGTACTTGAGACGTAGCTTTTATATGATGTTTCAAGGGGGAACATTATGTACCCAATGTCAAGATTTAGTCATCCCACCCGTAATTGTTTTAACCTAAGTATTTAATGCGATGTGGTGTTATGAGATAAAGcttttaatgcggcgtgacttATGAGATGACGCGTCCCATTTGTCCATCTTCGCCTAATGTAACTTAGAGGTCCGGGCTCTTTGGGTGACTCTGGTGCCGCCGAAGGGTAAGGTTCTAGTTGAATTGGGCTTCATTGTTTTGTCCCAAGCTCAACTAGTGCGGGTCATGTAGAAAATATCCCCAATTTTATTCTTGGTGATTCATACTCACATGAgccattttataatattacgaTAGaggagtaatgttagatataattttaggatatgtaatttttgcatattatattttttaaaaaataaagtctattattaaaaaaataatatttttatatttattcgtatttaaaaaaaatacacaatttgcACATGTAAGACTGAAAATATCACAGAAGATACGTGACTTCTGCACCGCGGAGTCcgaataagtttgtttttgtcATTTGGAACATTCTCTAGTGGTATTTTCGTCAATGGCCGCCAGCGATATATTCCCCGttttccttccttctttctttcccaCCCAGACACAAAAATCTCCGGGCTATTATTTGGCGAGACAAATCCAAATTCCAATAGCGTATtagcgtctctctctctctctctctctctcacacacacacacgcgaAAGCCTCTAACGTCAAGATATCGTCTCTCAAAAGCAATCGAAGTCTCGTTCTTTCCTATTTTCGCATACCTTCTTCGGGAAAATGCTTGCTTTCACTTCAGGTTCTAATTATCCCCTTCGAATCCCCCCCAAATTCTTATTGCCATTTTGCTGCCTAACGCACACACATATGCGTCGCTCTGCTCCGCTTCGTATATCTATGTATAATTTCTCATgccgaaaattattttttcctctacacttctggttgctgagaaaatttGAAGATCTCACCTCACATTCATTAAGGCGCTggctgagaaaggaaaaattgGAGCTTCGTTcctgttgttgttttttttttggttctctttaATAAAATTCGGGGTTATTCCACCACTAAGAACAATATACGTTAAGATTCAATGTTCTGTTTTTTCCTTAATCTTCTTTCcctgtgtttgtttgtttgcttgtttTTTCAAGTTGAAGACACTTATGAAAGCGTTTTCCTACTTTTCTAGGATTTGAATGCTTGGAAGCTTTGTAATGATATGAATTGTTAAGGGGGGCTGAGAGCAGGTTCTTGGTCCCCGGCCGATGAGTCGCTGCTGGCTGAAGGTGTATTTCTGAGGGAAGACAATGAGTATAAAACTCCATTGCCTATTTCTTGGGACTCCGCTTAATGTCTCTCTACGTGGTAGAAACAAAGGCAAGTTTTTTTATCTGGACGGTACAGGCCACTTAGGAGAAAGGGCCTTTCGCCGGTGCACGTGTGCAAAGCAGGATCCTTGGATAACTCAGGTGATTAGGTTTTCGAATTTTTGTGGGCAAAATGTGGACTTATTGAGGAGAGCACTTAGGTCGAGAAATGAATCGATGGTAGATTGCGTTAAGGAACCCTTTTCTCGAAGCAAAGCTCTGATTAGGTCATTGGCGCCATTGAAGGAAGAAGGGTTACTTTTATTTAGAGGCTCTGTATTTGTAGCTGTGATTTTTGGAGCATGCCTATTGGTATGGTATGGGCAGCAAAAAGCGCGGGGTTTTATAGAAACCAGACTTTTGCCCTCTGTTTGTTCAGCACTCAGTGAACATATTCAGCGCGAGCTTTTTTTTGGTAAAGTCCGAAGAATTTCGCCTTTGAGCATTACTTTGGAATCGTGTTCATTTGGACCTCATAAGGAAGAATTTTCTTGTGGTGAGGTCCCCACAGTGAAACTTCGTGTTCGTCCTTTTGCAAGTCTGAGGAGAGGGAAGATTGTAATTGATGCACTTTTGTCCAATCCAAGTCTCTTTGTTGTGCAAAAGAAGGATTACACTTGGTTGGGGATACCTTCATCCGAAGGTAGTTTCCAGAGGCACTTGTCAACTGAAGAAGGGATTGATTATCGTACAAAAACCAGGAGGATTGCTAGAGAGGAAGCAGCTACTTGCTGGGAAAGGGACAGGGATGATACAGCTAGGGAAGCTGCAGAGATGGGTTACATTGTTTCTGAAAAAAAACTGAGTGCGTCCGAAGGTGAAGCTTTAAAAGAAGATGCAATTCAttcaacaaaattaacactCCCCGAGTCTTTTTTATGCATGGATGAGAAGATGCACTGGAGGGATCATCATTGTATGGACACAGGTGTTGACTATGATATGAAGCATGCAGATTTGGAGAAATCATTTGGTGTAAAGATTCCGGGTTCTGGGCTTAAATTCTGGTCTAAAGTGTTAAAAGGGCctaaaaaacacaaatttaaaaGGAAGGCTAATGAAAGTGACATTTCTACCACTGGTATTTCTGCAAAACGAAGAATTCTTGAGCGTAGTGCATTAGCAGCTCTTGCATATTTCCAGGGTCTATCATGTGTGAAGTCCCCTGAACTTTTACATTCATCTCGAGATTATGCTGTTATGACCTTTGACGCCATTTTGGTGAAAGGTGAGGTTGACAGTCATTCTGGCACTTCTATCATGGGAAGTGGTGAAGAAACTTCAACAGTTGATAATCAAAATGGAAATCAATGTGGGGAGGTTGGAATCAAGGACCTTACTATAGATGAAAATGGTAATTTTGCTTGCAATCTATCTCCCACGACTATAGGAGATCAGAGAGTCGGTGAAAGCTGCCCATTAAGTGGAGATGTTGCAGGCAGTGCCGACGCCAATATGTGCAGGGTTAAAAATGAGTATTCAGGTGTTCGTGATGGAGCATTCAAGAGTCAAGTAGGTCATAGATCAGCAAATTTTACGTTGAGAATGCTTGAGCCTTGGCTTGCCAAGTACCATGCAGCTCCCATTTGGCCCCTGAGCCTAAAATCACGTTTGACATCTTTCTCTAGGAATGTGGAGGAGCTGTTATATTGCTTTATCATTGGTCCCTTGAAAAATTTCAAGTTAGGCATGGGTCCAAAGGTTGAAGATATTGTTGCAGAACTTGTTGATGGGGTAGATGTTGTGCAGACTGAAGGCATTCAGAATCTGCTTCCTGTTACACTGGATTCTGTCCATTTCAACGGTGGAACGCTGATGCTACTTGCATATGGTGACAGGGAGCCTAGGTGGGTGCTACTTCTGTGTGTTTAGTACTAATATGTTCTCAAATTAATATTACCGTTTAACTGCCTGTTTAACTGCCTGTCTATGTAGGGCCACTGGTAAAGCAGTCCAACTCACAAATCAACTTCTTAAGAATTCAATGAAAATAGTGAGTGTATGAGGAAGTGAGTTAAATGAAGGCAGCCAGCAAAGTGGAGttataattgaaaagaaaactaaatGAAAAGCTTTAATCGAACAATTTGGAATTAATTTGTAGAATAACAAGCATAATTGATAATTATTGCATTGGCCAAGCTCTGTCATGGTAAAAGTCTCTAATTGGATCAAATATTAGTTCCCActtgatattattatatatggcTAGAAACTGTGCCTTTTATTAAGGAACCAATTTTGCCAGTGAAGATCCATGTGCTTTATCATGCTGGCCAGAACAAGCTTGAAGCATGGCCAGAACAAATTTTTTGGCACTTGAATTCGGGTGATACTTGTTCTTTGGCTTGGACTttgaaatgataattataagtCGGGAGAGCAGAGTAACTAACTGAAATTGCTTATAGCTTTTCACATAGAGTGGAATATCCTTAGATGATTAAGGCTTTAGTGCAGACATCCTTCCTGACTCTGGTAGGTATATTTAGGAGGTGCATGCTCCACAGATTGACTAAAGTCTGTTGATATCTGCTTTCCAACAAACTAAGGGAGAACTCATTATTCTCCTCATATCTGTTGATGGAAAATCTGCTGAGGTCTGGAAATATTTGCAAATGGGCATCGAAGACAATTAGCGCTATGGGCCTGTCATGTGAGGTCATGCATATCTCTTTCGACAATTTGTTGCTATGCTTATGTATTTATTCATGGCTGGCTTTACACTAACTGAGGATTGGGTCAATGTTCTATCTGTACGTATTACTTGCACCTCATGCATTTCAAGTCCCATTGTTAggcttttttccttttacttcaACACAAATTCCTAGCACAAAAATAGTTGATTACGGCCTTTAAACTTGTGCATCTTGCTTAAGCTGTTTGTATATGGAATTTGAGTGAGGTTTATTCTGAATTAAATCTTTGAACTTATAATCAGTGGTTCATTCTGTAAGTTCGTTGCTTATTAGAATAGAAGTGATGATGGATGATGTAGTCTGctggaaaaatgaaaattcaattgATTATACATTATGACAAAACTCTACTACTATGCAATAATTGAagcacatatatttttatatagggAGATGGAGAATGTCAA
Protein-coding sequences here:
- the LOC109009618 gene encoding probable serine/threonine-protein kinase kinX, with the protein product MVGGGSRRDEGSMVINNTNVFAALETLRKKKKSDKDRKSSKGSSKAQTASAAAQPKEPEPQVYWAPAPLNAKSWADVDDEDDDDYYATTAPPQAVWRAADQHDQQNQEQESPLQDSESEEDILDEDDDDVEEEEEHEREPDVPVHPEALGKKPLEVSERPKESERQLSKKERKKKELAELEALLADFGVTQKESNGQDESSDVAQDKKDGEPNADGEKRENAESKSSKKKKRKDKTSKEVKEAHEHPNNTDATNGQDEAAVSEQTEEDASAVDVKERLKKMASVKKKKSSKELDAAAKAAAQEAAARNARLAAAKKKEKNHYNQQPMR